Below is a genomic region from Methanobacterium sp..
TACCTTTTGAGGATGAGACATTTGATCATATATTTGTTTGTTTTGTGCTTGAGCATTTGAAGGATCCAATAGCTGCACTGGAAAGTTTAAGGAGGGTTCTTAAGAAAGGGGGATCAATCACCGTAATTGAAGGAGATCATGGGTCTTGTTATTTCTACCCTGAAACAGATGAATCAGTTAAAGCTTGGGAGTGTCTGATAGAGTGTCAAACTGGACTGGACTGTAACCCGATGATTGGGAGAGAAATTTATCCACTATTAAAAAATTCAGGATTTGAAAATATCCAGGTTTCACCTAAAATCGTATATGTAGATGCAAGCAAGCCGGATTTGGTGGAAGGGTTCAATAAAAGGACCATTATTGCGATGGTGGAAGGAGTTAAAGAACAGGCAATTTCTTCAGGTATGATAGATGCTGAATCCTGGAAAAAGGGGATAGAGGATTTATATAAAACAACAGAGCCTGATGGGGTTTTCTTTTATAACTTCTTTAAGGGTACTGCGGTAAGAGATTGAAAACTGATCTGACAACTTTTTTCATTTTTTTTAGTTGAAGATGAAACTAATTTGTATTTTAATAAGCAGATAAAAATACGAAAAACATAAAAAGTTTGGGGTCGAAAATTTGCAGCTTAATCAGATGGATGATATAACAGATTATTTGAAAGATTCTGAAATCATGGATTACAATAGTTCCAGGATTCAGGAAAAGGCGCTAAAATTATCTTTAGATTCTAAAAATCAGCTTGAAACTATCAAAAATATTTATGAATTTGTACGGGATGAAATACTCCATTCACTGGACATCAATGGCCAGAAAGTGACTTTTAAAGCGTCTGAAGTTCTGGATAATGGTCAGGGAATTTGTTTTGCAAAATCCAACCTGCTTGCTGCAATGCTGAGATTTTTGAAAGTACCAACAGGTTTTTGCTATCAAAGACTTACTCATGAGGGAGGATACATACTCCATGGGCTTAATGCGGTATTTTTAGATGGTAAATGGTATAGACTGGATGCTAGAGGCAACAGGGAAGATGTGAATGCCCAGTTTTCAGTTGATGGGGAAAAGATTGCATTTCCAGTTTCGAAGGATGGTGAGGTAGATTATCCTGAAATATACAGCAAACCTCTTGAATCAGTTACAACTGTTTTTAATAGTGCTGAAACAGTCAGTGAACTTATGGAAAAGATTCCAGATAGGCTAATTGAGAACAGCATATAATATATGAAATTAATTAAGTTAACTAATTCATTAAAAAGAATAATGGAATTATTTTAATGTACTAAAATAAGTTATAGTTTATTATCTGCCGTGTTCATGCCTAATTTCTGACCATTCTTTATGTTTAAGCTGTGATCCTATCCTGATAAGTTCATCTTGAGATTTATACTCTTCATCAGGAAGAGTTTCTAAAGCATGGATTACATCTGCGCCAGCGCCGTTAATTTTGGCATGTTTAATTAATTCTGGCTTTTTAGCTGGATAGTGTACGCCACCTAAATAATTATAAACGGCTTCAGGGCTCATTCCGGCCATTATATCACTCCTTTAATCATTTTAATTAGATTGTTGGTTGGATGAATATCCTACTTAAACAGCTCAGCCATATGCCGTAGTATTGTTCAATTCATTTTATATTCTCAGGAATTGGGATTGTCTAATTTTATAACTTATTGGAACTGCAGTCTTTTTACTAAAGTTCAATAATTGAAATTCAGGGGCATATAACAGCTTTTTTGTAGGTATTAAAAGCTGGGTCTTTTTGTCTTTTAATATCAATTCATATTTGATCAATATTTCCTCAAGGTCACGAATTATGTCATCATTATATTCATGCAGGCGTTCCATTAATTTTGTTCTGAATATAAAAGTTGCAACACCTGAATATTTGTTATATCTCA
It encodes:
- a CDS encoding DUF2795 domain-containing protein, which translates into the protein MAGMSPEAVYNYLGGVHYPAKKPELIKHAKINGAGADVIHALETLPDEEYKSQDELIRIGSQLKHKEWSEIRHEHGR
- a CDS encoding methyltransferase domain-containing protein codes for the protein MNKDYVHGYSEEESNRLLDQADTLANLLHGGTEYSSGTKILEAGCGVGAQTIRLAKNSPDARITSIDISEDSIKQAKELIEQNGFSNVEFQRADLLSLPFEDETFDHIFVCFVLEHLKDPIAALESLRRVLKKGGSITVIEGDHGSCYFYPETDESVKAWECLIECQTGLDCNPMIGREIYPLLKNSGFENIQVSPKIVYVDASKPDLVEGFNKRTIIAMVEGVKEQAISSGMIDAESWKKGIEDLYKTTEPDGVFFYNFFKGTAVRD
- a CDS encoding transglutaminase-like domain-containing protein, with product MQLNQMDDITDYLKDSEIMDYNSSRIQEKALKLSLDSKNQLETIKNIYEFVRDEILHSLDINGQKVTFKASEVLDNGQGICFAKSNLLAAMLRFLKVPTGFCYQRLTHEGGYILHGLNAVFLDGKWYRLDARGNREDVNAQFSVDGEKIAFPVSKDGEVDYPEIYSKPLESVTTVFNSAETVSELMEKIPDRLIENSI